The following is a genomic window from Nitrospira sp..
GTCGAGATTACCGAGGGGCAGGCGGTCTTTCGTGTGGATATGGAGTTCGGGCAAAAGACTGGGTGGTTTTGCGATCAACGGGAAAATCGGCTGGCGGCGGCGCGATATGCGAACGGCGCCGAGGTACTGGAGGCGTTTTGCCATACGGGCGCGTTTGGGATTCACGCGGCGCTAGCCGGTGCCACATCGGTCGAGGGGCTGGATGTCAGCGAAGATTCTCTGGCGATTGCACAGGAGCATGCGCGCCGGAATCGCGTCGAGTCGCGCTGCCGGTATCGCGCGGGAGATGCGTTCGACGAACTTCGAGCGCTGGCCAAGAGCGGGAAGCGCTACGATATGGTGATGCTCGATCCTCCGGCATTTGCCAGAAGCCAACAGGCTGTGCCGAAGGCCCTCACTGGGTATAAGGATATCAATCTGCTGGGGATCAAACTCACGAAACCGGAAGGGTTTGTGGTGACGAGCTCCTGCTCGCATCATATCTCTGACGCACAATTTTGGGATGCCATACGGCTGGCCGCGCGGGATGCTAAGCGTGAAGTCCGATTGATCGAGCAACGTGGCCAGAGCGGCGACCATCCAATCCTGGCGAGTATGCCGGAGACGCGCTATCTGAAATGTCTCATCCTGCAAATCTTTTAGCCGGGCGGTTGAGAACGTCCGTCTGCGGGGGCCTATTGCGCGGCGGCTTCGGTATCGATGCCGCTATTAGTCGCTGGGCGGCTCGAAATGTCCGGGGGATCGGTCTTGCCAGGGGACAGAGGCATGGCGTGATTGCTTGACAAGGCTGCGAAGGCTCATTTCCGCCGCGCGGAGGAGCTTCGGATCTCCCGCCTGCATTAGCGCGGTCAGCATGACATAAAGCGACCGGTCCATGCGGGAGCCGGTCAGAATGCGTTGGGTAACCGGGTCGGCTTGTTCGGCGGGAGGCGGTTCGTCATCGCCCGATTCATTGAAGAGGCAATCGAACGCCGTCGGTGTATCGAACAACCATGAGGGTGGAATACGAAGCGCTGTTGCCAGGGCTTCAATGGTCGCGGCAGAAGGGTCTGTATGATCGGTCTCAATTTCCTCTAAAAGGGAGGTTGAGATGCCGGCCGTTTTTGACAGCGCTTCGAGGGATTGCTTCCGGGAGAGCCGCCAGGCTTGTATGAGGACACCGATAGGCATCTGCCGATGATATAGAAGTCCAGATTCTGCCGCAAGCGACCTTCTCTGGCATGTATTTTTGAAAGTATAGGCACATCAACGACTTATGTCTGCTTTTGTCGGGTGGAAGGTAAGGGGTGAATTCAGGTACAATATGCCCGTCCGAACGTAGGTCTTTGTTTGCAAGGAGGGCGGAAACATGTTGGGAACGGATATTCGCGGCATTATGGCAGAAGAAGAAGAAGTGCAGCGTCGTCAACAGGCGCTCAAGTCGCTGATGACCATGCGGGCGCGCCAGCTTCGCGAATCGCTGGACGCTCGGATTAAACGGGCAGGCAATACTGGCGATTGGAAGCTTCTGTCGAAAGCCGAATGCGCGGATTTGCATAAACAAGAGAAGGCCCACCTTAAATCGCAACTTGAACAATTGCAGACCGAGCAAGACCGGACGCGCGGAAAACTCACCTTACTCAAGCGGGCTAAGGCGAGAGCGCAGCGCATTCGTGCCGCGGAAGCGGCGTCCGAGCGGAAGCGGCGGTAATTTTCTGTCTAGTTTCTTCCACGAGCCTGACCGCGCACGGTAAGAGGGGAGAACGTGCCTGCTCTTCTTCACCCTCTCACCCGTGCCCAGGGGGCGCTGGTTCGGCATCTCCTCCAGGATAAGAAGTTCCGTTTCAGTGAAAACGCCTTCGTGATGGAGGGCACCCATGCCTGTCGCGATCTCATCGACTCTTTTTCACAGCAGATCATCAGCCTGACGGTTTCGACACGATACCTTGAGCTGGAAGACCCGGAGAGCCGCGCCGCCAGGAGTGCCGTGCGGGCTCCGCAATATTCCTGTTCAGATGAGACGTTCGCCAAGCTGTCCGATGTGGATGTGCCGCAGGGCATTCTCGCGGTTGTCCACTTGCCGACATGGAATGAGAGCGGCGTGCTAGACCAGGCGCGAGTGCTGGGTGTGTATGGCGAACGCCTTCAAGACCCAACGAATGTCGGCACGATTATTCGGACGGCTGCGGGACTCGGTCTCTCCGGGGTATGGTTGAGCCCCGATTCGGTCGATTGTTTTCATCCGAAGGTGGTGCGGGGCACAGCGGGCGCGGTCCTCACCCTTCCGGTCTTTCAAGGAACTGAACTGCCTTCTCTGATAGCGGCAGAGTGCGTCCTCTATGCTGCCGTCGTATCTTCGCCTGGGGCCGACGATCTCAAGAGCCTGACCGCGCGTGCGCCTCGATCCATTATTGCCGTAGGGAATGAAAGCAAGGGCTTGCTTCCGGCTTCTGTTGCCGCTGCGTCACGCGCCTATTCAATTCCCCTGGCCAGAGGAATCGACTCTCTCAACGTCGCGGTCACGGCCGCGATCTCGTCGTACTATTTCAGCGGACTTCCCGTCTCGCAATAAGAGCGACCTCGCTAAGGTCGATTCATTCACAATTGCTTGAGGCCCTGCGCCTCCGGTCTTGATTCTTCGTGGCGAATGTTTGAATCTGCGTGGGGTCGCGCGAGCATTCAACTAGCGGCAAATTCTCATGTGACTCGCCTCCAATTCTCACGGGCACATGCTACGGTCATCCCAGATACGGATCGGATCCTGTCCGCAGCCAGCGCCGTGATGAAAGGAGGTTCGTCGGGTAATCCTGCTGTGGAGCGCCGCTTCGGTGCCGCAGTTGGGGAAAGGATATGGCTGATGGCACGGAGATCTCGTGGGGCGACGAGCGATGTTCTCACCGCCAAAGAAGCCGCCAAGTATGTGCGGCTGACGTTGCCGACTTTCTACCGATACATCTGGGAGGGAAAGCTCCAGGCGCCAAAGATCGGGGGCCGGTACCGGTTCAGTAAATCGCTGCTCGATCGCTCGCTCGGGAAGAAAAAGGCCGGCAGCGAAGATGTCAGCGGCCGAAACAAGCTGGTCGGAAAAGTGGCGGCGATCAAACGGGACGCCATTATGGCGCAAGTCGACATCAATGTCGGTTCACACAAAATCACGGCCGTGATCACTCGGGATGCGCTGGATGAGCTGGGGCTGCGTGTCGGGGATACCGTCATTGCCCTGGTGAAAGCCACCGAGGTTATGGTCGTCAAAGACTAAGGAGAATTATTATGAAGCTCAGCGCACGGAATCAATTTCAGGGCACGGTCATCAAGATCACTGAAGGGACCGCGATGGCCGAAGTCACGGTGAAAGTCGGTAGTCTTGAGTTTGTCGCGGCGATCACCGAAGGCTCGGTCAAGGGGATGGGGTTGAAGAACGGGGATACCGTGACGGTGGCCGTGAAGGCGACCGAGGTCATGATCGGGAAGTAAGATCCCGTTCGGGAGCGAACCCACCGCAGCGGGCGCTGTTTATGGCGCGTGCTGCGGTGGGTCCCTTTGTGCCGGTCAAGCGACGCGTTGCCTGCCCTGCGTCCTTCATAGGAGTTCCTTCTCGCTCAGATTATGCCGTAGCGCATGGATGTCGCATCCAGAGTGGGATGGGTGTTGCTCTGTGAGCAATGTCGTCTATTGCCGCCAGATGCCGATGATCTTTGACATTCTTATCCTAGTTCTGTTACCGAACCTGCATTATGAGTGAAAAAGGCAAAGCCGAGCCGGCTAGTAATATCGAAAATCGCCTGAAGGCCCTTCGGACTGCCCATGGATTGTCTCAGAGCGATCTGGCGCAAATGGCGGGGCTGACTCGCCAGGCGGTGTATGCGATTGAAGCCTCGCGCTATCTGCCAACGACCCCGGTGGCGCTTCGGCTGGCCAAGTCGCTGCAGTGCCGGGTCGAAGATCTGTTCTCGCTGATTTCCGATGGGGAAGTGATCGAAGGAGAGTTGATCGGGGCGGCGCCTGTTGCCGATCGGATTCGCGTCAAAGTCGCCAAGGTCGGCGATCGAACGATTGTGCGGCCCGTGTCGGAATTAGGGGATGTCTTGAGCCTGACCGTTCCGGCCGATGGGCTGCTGCTTGGGCCTGCCGCGGCTCCCCGGCGAGGGGCGCGAAAGGTGAAGGTAGAGTTGCTTCGCGATCACCGGTTTGTGGAGGATGAGATCATTGTCGCCGGCTGCGATCCGGCTATTTTTCTTGTCGGTGAGTACGTTCGCCGGCAGAACGAAAAGACTTCCGTCGTGGGATGGACGATGGGGAGCGCGGCGGCGCTTGAAGCGGTCAAGCGCCGCGAGGTGCATGTCGCGGGGCTGCATGTGCAAGATACGCAATCCGGGGAGTGGAACCTGCCGTACCTTCGGAAGCATCTGGAAGCTGGTGAGGTGACCATTGTGACCTTCGCCCAATGGGAGGCCGGGCTCATGGTCGCACGCGGAAATCCTAAACGGATTCGAGACGTGGCCGATCTGGACCGGAAGAATATCGCGATCATGAATCGCGAGCCAGGATCTGGCGCGCGCGAGTTGCTCGACCGTCGATTGCGCGGTGTCGGCCTCACGCCGAATGACATCAAAGGGTACGATCGCCTCGCCACGTCTCACATTGAAATTGCCCGGCATATCGCCGCGGGGCAGGTGGATGTGGGGATCGGTCTGCGATCCGTGGCAAAGCTCTATCACCTTGATTTCATCCCGCTTCAGGATGAGCGCTACGATTTGGTCATTCCGACTCAGTTGCTCGCGCAACATCCCACGCTGTCGATTTTCTTCGATACGATTGTCAGCCGGGTGTTCCGGTCTGAAATCGAAGCGCTCGGTGGCTACGACACGCGAGAGACCGGCACCATTCGGGAAATGAAAAAGCTGCGGGCGCGCAACTAGTCTTCAGGCAATCTTCCTTCCCCAAAGCAGAGTCGAGTCTGTGCGAGATCCGTTATCCGGCGGAATCGTCCAGGCTTTGCCCATGGCAGATTCTAGCGCTCTTGGGGAGGGGTAGGATGGCGGCCTGAGATTGCTCGAGAGCGCTACGGATTCCAGCCTGCGAGGAAGAGCATCGCGAAGAACCCCAGCACATAGGAGACGATCACATGCCAGCCCTCTTTAATCCAGGCGATACCGTTTTTTGCTTGGGGAAAGATGTTGCTGATGGCGACGCCTGCGGAAGAGCCGAACCACACGAGCGAGCCGCCATATCCGACCGTAAAGGCCAAGACTCCCCAATCGTACCCGCCCTGATAGATCGCGAGCGCGGTGAGAGGAATATTATCGAACACGGCGCTTGCGAAGCCGAGTCCCAAGGTCGATTGCCAGCTTGGGATCGGAAGCTCTTTCACGGGGAGAAAGCTGGCGCAGATGACCAACAAGACGAGGAACAAGCTCGCTCTTAACGCATATTGTAATTCGCCCCATGGTGTCGGCCGGATGAGGGCTCCGATCAAGATGCCGGCCCAGAGCCCGAGAGCTGGGAAGTCGAATGCGATATTGGCTCCGATGGTTCCCAGTACGATCAGGCCGACAATGCACAGGCGCGCGATGTCGAGTTGCTCTTTGCCCAGCACCGTTTTGACGACCGGCTGATAGGCATGTTGTGCGCGGGAGGCAATGACACCGGAAAATGCAATGGCGGTGCCGGATGCAATAAACGCTTTCAAAAATGTGGCCGCCGGAATCCCCGCAATCCACATCATGGTCGTTGTGGTGTCTCCGATCACCGAGCCTGCGCCGCCGGCATTCGACGCGGCCACCAGCGCCACGATGAAACTCAGGCAGACGTTCCCTTGGTACATTCGTCTTGCAATCACCCCCCCGATGATGGCGCCGGCGATGTTATCGAGAAAGGTCGAGATCACCGCGACGATCAATAGGAGGAACAGCCCGGCGGTCCAATCTTTGGGGAGATGGCGGAGAAGCCGTTCTGGCGCGTGCGATTCCTCGAAATGCTTTGAGAGCAGGGCGAAGCCAAGGAGGAGGCCGAACAGATTGATGAGAAGCCGCGATTCATGGACGAGGTGGGCGGAAATATCAAACCCGACCCAGAGCTTGAACAGCACGAGGGTCATGGCGCCTATCGCCGCAACTCTGAGCATGCGTTCATGGAAGATCGCGATGCCAAGAAGCATGATTCCAAAAATGATGAACTCGACCGACATGAGACAAAACCTAACGATAGTGGGGTGTGGATGTCATGGGACCGGCGGTTGCCTTCCAGTTAATTCTCAGTTTGCCACCGGCTCCGCGATAGGTTTTGGGACATCGCGGATTTTCCAGAGACGGTTGACGATTAACCTTTCATACGCGAGCGGGCTATGGAAGCGAAGAATGTAAACGGAGGCCGATAGAGGAGCCGGCCGTTTCTCTTGCGTCCTCGTTTTATGTAATCGACTGTCTGGGGAAGGCGCTTTGTGGTGCCGAGGGACAGAATCGAACTGTCGACACCAGCCTTTTCAGGACGTGGCTGTTGGCTCTAACGAACTGAATCTGTTTGTAATTTTCTGTAGTGATGAGCGTGGGCACCTGGATGGACAACTTAATGCGACTAGGAAAAGTCTGCCGCCACATTTGGCAGTGACATCACGGAGGCGAATGCCACTTCCGTATGATGGGATACTTGCATGATGAACTTGCCGGTCATCCATCCGTGGTTCGGTGGCCAAATTCAAGTTTGGCGTGCCCGAACTGACGTCCCGAATTCAGCGAACAGTGTGAATGGAAGGTAACTCGCTCGGTAGGTGGGAATCGGCTATTACCTTGCCGTCGATGACATCAGCGTGCTCTTCGTGGGGTAGACGGCGTTTTTGACCGTCCTGGTGGTGATCTATTCCTGGGACACGATGAGATGTGGCGCGTTCCGCCCTCAGCCAAGCCGACATTATTTCCCTGCGTCGAGCCAGGGGATAAGTATTTAAGAACTGGCGCGAGGGTGATCGTCGATGGCCAGGGTCCGAGTATGGTCTTGCTCGGGTAGGGTCTTGTGGTGCCCTATAATGGTGGGTTCAAGAGTATTGAGTGGTGTCAGGATACCGTGGGCCATTCGCATACCAAACCCCCTGGTGGAGCATCAGTTGCGAGGAATCGATCTCCTACTGTCTCATGCGCCGCATTTCTGTAGTTCCAGAACGTCGGTTAATTAAGCCAGACCTTCCCAAGCGGCGCGACAGGCTCAAACGCCCGGGATGGCACTGTAGGCAGTGTGGGAGAAACTTCACTCGAGATTACTTCGACGACTTCACTCAGTCCGAACAGTTCGGATTGAGATTTTCAGAAAGTGGGCAGCCGCCATCTCTGTGTTAAAAGGATGCAAAATCTTCGCGTCCCCTATACCGCTACATGACATGATCGCGTTTCGATAGTAATGCATTCGAGCTTGAATCACGCTTTTCTGCGTCCCGACTGCGGATAGATGTCCCAAACTACTGTTTTGCCCACTGCACAGCGACCCATAGGTCCCGTAGGGCGTTGTCAGTGAACTCGAACTTGTGCTCGACGAGAGTAGCTGCAGGAAGTTCTTTCTCATCCACCGCCCCCGATACCAGAAGATCAGTGGCACCACCCGTGAGCGGGAACTCCTTGTTCGTTCCCGCTGCTAGACGTGCCTGGAGTGGCGCGCCTGGCGCCCCGTCGCTTCGGCGTGCCCACAGTTGCATGGCCTTCATCGGACCCAAGCGGTCCTTGCTCCAGAGCGGGAAGTGTTCCTTGTGCAGTGACAGACTGAGCGCGAACTTGCCATTGGCCCGGGCGGGGGCCCCGAGAAACTTCGCCCATTCGGCAGGGAATTCTTCGCGCATCGAGAACAATCGCACCGAGCCGAATGCGGAGCCGGCGTCAATACGAGTCTTCAGCGCCTCCATCGCGGCGTCGCGTAATGGCTTGCCGCCTTCACGGGCTGTAAAACGCACATGCAAGACGACGTCGGCAATTGTGGCGTAATCAGAGGACTGGGGATCTTTTTTGCGCGGATCGGCCGGCAACCTCACCTGCCACGTGCTGATGGCCCCGCTGTACTCAAAAGGCAGATAGCGCTCGTCACGAAGGTTGGTCTCGAACAATCCGCTGTCGTTCTGCGCCGAGCTGGTGACGATGGATTGTACGCTACCCAGGTGGTCGCTAAAACGGGGGTCGGTGGTATCGGCTCGCTCATATCCATCGCCCACTAAAGACGATACGCGCGTAGAGCTACGAAGCAACGTCAGTGTGCAAGCGAGGCTGGCGTAGGGCCCACTCACGCAAGGAATGCTCAGCGAAACCGATTTCAGGCGCCGGAAGTAGTGCCCGGGTCCATCCAGATCAAATAGCGATTCAGGCAATTGGATTGTGCATGAGCCCGTGCTGCGCAGCTCGACCAGGGCGCGTGGGTCCAGTTGCAGCAGGCTCACATGCTTGGTCAGTTCGTACTCGCGCTGGTTCTGCTCATGGTAGGCCATCTCCATGCGCTTGATGTCCAGCAGCAGGCGCTCGCCGGCCAGCAGCCCCTCTTTGCCGGCCTGGTAATCGAACTTCAGATAACTCAGGCCGGGTTGGCCGAGTTCATGCTGAAGCGCCCGCTCAGCCTTTCGCGCAACGTCGAAGGCAAACTGGAAAGCACGTGCGTGCAAGCCCTTGAGCTCTCGCTTCATCCAGGCATACAAGGTCTTGTTGGTCTTCTTGCCATCGCTGTTCACCCCCTCGCCATTGAGGAAGCGTTCGATCTCGTCGGCATGCTCCATCTGCTTGCGGTGGTTGCGCAGTTCCATCTCTGCAACGGCCTCGCGGATCTGCGCGGCACGGATCTGCTTAAAGACCTGATTGATCTCGCCGACGGCGAGGTTGCTCTGGAATGCCCAGTCCTGCTCACGGCGGCTATAGCCGCCGATACGGGCAGCCTTTCCAGCCTCATATGAGTTCCGTCCCGCGGAAGATGTCGCTCCATCAGCCGCCATAGACAGTTGGGTCGAAAGAGCACGCCCACCAAACTGAATGGCCGCACCAACACCCATCGGTTGAGCCTGAGCCCCAAGCTCGGGTATCAAGCTCAAGAATTTCGCAATCATGCTGAGCGAAGCGCCCTCTTCCTGTAACGATTGGGCTGTCTTCAGGCGAATCAATTCCTCACTCTCGTAGCTGCTGATGAATCGTCCACCGGCCTCACCAAATTTCTGGACAATGTCTATCTTCAAGTCACGAACAGACAGCAGGGGCTCCTGCGTCACCAGACGGAGCTTCTCCAGGCTCTCTCGATCCAACTCCTCTAGCATCGGCAGCGACTTGGTGAGGTCCTCGGCCTTTGCACCTAGTTGCTGTTCGTAGTAGCTATAGCGCTGCACGGCCAGTGCCAACGACTGCACGAGGCCCTCCTTCGCCTTGACGGCTTCCTGCCACTGGGCGTACCGCACCTGCTCCACCATTTTCATCAGCACCTGCTCGTGCCGCGCACGCAGCAGTGCCAACGCTTCGCCTTCCTCCTTTTCCATTGCTGAGAGCTGCCCATTGCCGATAGCCATGACTTGCTGCGCTAGCTCTGTGGCCTTCTGCAGCAGGACCGCGCATCGCACCAGGGGGAGTGGCTGGTTTACCCCATTGACGATGGCTCCCACGTCCAATCCAGACGCCGCAGCACGAGCCAACAAGGCAGGATCGACTGGAGGCTCGAACAAGGCGAGTTGTCGGAACACCCCCTGCAGATTCAGGCTGTTGCGGATCTTGAACAACCGATCTGCGACCGTGTCCCAATAGGCCAGCAGCTTGTCGTTGCGCGGCACGCAGAAATACAGCGCCTGGCCCATGCTGCGGAGTGAGGCGACGCCCTCACTGCTGTTGGGCCCAAGCGAAGGCATCGTGGGCAGCAGGTCGAATGGCAATTCAGGTTCTAGATCGCGCAAGACCGACCCGAATAGCTTGAGATCGCTGCGCAAACTGTTGTACGTCTGCGGCGTTACCGAGCCCTTGCGCGGCACGGCCTGCGGGCGCGGGCCAAGGATGTTGGCCGCCAGCACGTACAACATCATCGCCTCGTCGATCGCCTCGCCCGTGTCCTGGCGGAACAGCGAGTCACCCCAATCGATCAGGTTGTCCAGGTAGGCCATCACCGTCTTGACCGTGTAGGCCTGCTGGCGCTGCCGCGCCACGGCATGGGGCCGGAACGGCATGTTCATCCAGTCCTCAATACTGCGCCGTGTGGCGTCTGCAATGGTGACATCACCCCTTGCACCCTTCGCGAGGTTGATCAGGAGTTGTTCGACCGAGTGGGTCTCCAGGCTCAGGAACGGCAAAACCTTCCAGAAGCGCTCGGGGGCCGGACCATCGCTGTTATCGGTGGGGTCGAACAGGATATGAAGCCAGCGCTGCGCCTCGACGAAACGCCCGTTCTTACTGAGATGCATGGCCAGGGTCAGCGGCACATGAAAGAACAACTCCCAATTGTAGACTGAATAGGCACCGTGTGGGCTGAAATCCAACTCCTTGACCGGATACGGCGTCTTAACCTTGTCTGTTGGCTGATACGAACTGGCGCTGAAGATCTCCTCGAATAGCGCCGGGCGCGGCACGCCATCGACAAGCGTGGCGTCAGTGTCGACAGTAAGTTTCGTCAGTTGGCCGCTGGCCGCGCGGAGCCGCGTCCCGTTGGGCAAGGTGACGGTGGTATCGGCCGCTGGTGCGGGCTTGACGATCGATCCATCACTTAGCCTCAACAGGTGGCGTCCGGCGAAGCGCAATACGGCACCACTGGACTTTACCGTCAAGGTGTTCTCGGGCAGAAGGAAGGCGAGCTTACCGGCCAATTCCACTCGCACGACGAATTCGGTGTCCAGAGCCTGAAGGCCAGCCGTTCCCTGGCGGAGCAAGCGTTGCATCATAGTCTGTACATAGGGATGCTGGTGCAGAGAAAAGTGGTATGAAAGCTCGCGCTCGCGGCGGAAGTAGCGGCGCGTCTCACGCGTCTCGATGATGCGGGATCTCACATATGCAATTTCTGAATGGGCTTGGCCATGGAACGCGTCGTCCCGAAGAAGGTTTTTAGGGTTCATAGCGGTGATCTCCTTTGATTCAGCGTCTGCCAGGGATGGCAACCGATGGGCCAGACCCGGTTCGCATCGGCTGCCGCGAGAGAGTATCGCGAAGCTGGATATTCAGCCCGCTCTTACCCAGCATCACGACTTGGGTCCTGTCCAGCATCGGCTGTGACTGCGCCAGTTCGGTCTCGCTCACCACAACAAGTTCCACCTGGTTGATACCGGTCTCACTCGCCGGATCAAGTTGGAGCGCACCGCCAAGCCTTGGCCGGTTCGGTCCCGCGCCGCCGCGATCCATTAGTTTCACACCCAGTTGCCCCGTATTGCCCAGCACCGTATTCTGATCGAACGTGAGGAGAACCTTCGGATTCACCAGCCAGTCCAACTCAGGCATCGGGTCGCCCGGTGTCTTGGGCATGGCGAATGGCGCCTCCTCGATCGGCGGTACCGGCAACGGCCATTTTGTTTGGAATTGCGGTACGATCTTTACCTTGCCGTAGGGGTTGAGTTCGCGGATGCCGGTGCCATCGGCCACGGTAGTACGTGTCACCCAGGTCTCCACGTCCTCCAACAGGGTTTCACGAACTTCCGGCTGCACGAAGAAGGTGTGCCTATTGTCCTGGTAGAAAAAGGGCTGGATTAGGCTGGCAAGTTCGATCAAGCCACTATCTAGCGCAGCCTTGGCGGCAACCGGATCCGAAGCGGACTTCACCTCATCCAGTGAAATACCTAGCGCGGCCAAGGCATTATTGCAGGCGAGTACGGTGTTAGCTGGAACCTGTTGCAGGATTGGTTCGGTGGGAACATCCGCTGCCTTCGTGGCGTCCGTGCTCTTCTGTTTCGTGTACTGGACGTTGAGCGCGCCCGCCGCCCCGGTTTGACGGGTAGCTTGCACGGTACTGGCACTGACGATGACGTGCTGCGGTGGGGTGCCGAGGGTGCCTGGCTCCGGCGCCGCGTTGCGTCCGGCCAGGTAGAAAGCGTGGTCGAAGCC
Proteins encoded in this region:
- a CDS encoding Putative 23S rRNA methyltransferase RlmB (Evidence 3 : Putative function from multiple computational evidences; MaGe:77310599), encoding MPALLHPLTRAQGALVRHLLQDKKFRFSENAFVMEGTHACRDLIDSFSQQIISLTVSTRYLELEDPESRAARSAVRAPQYSCSDETFAKLSDVDVPQGILAVVHLPTWNESGVLDQARVLGVYGERLQDPTNVGTIIRTAAGLGLSGVWLSPDSVDCFHPKVVRGTAGAVLTLPVFQGTELPSLIAAECVLYAAVVSSPGADDLKSLTARAPRSIIAVGNESKGLLPASVAAASRAYSIPLARGIDSLNVAVTAAISSYYFSGLPVSQ
- a CDS encoding LSU m5C1962 methyltransferase RlmI (MaGe:77310596); protein product: MTTQAETSTGRVTLLHRMGREGPGHLWLYAGHAAKVEGQPVAGDVVDVVTPAGRFYGRGFYNPESKIRVRFLTFDDIPIDRQFWLERMGHAVRLRQRIVTNSTAYRLIHGEGDRLPGLIVDRYDQALVMQTLAFGMDRRKAMLADLLAEVTGLKTIYLRNDPKSRTLEGLPLERGFAKGSGATTVEITEGQAVFRVDMEFGQKTGWFCDQRENRLAAARYANGAEVLEAFCHTGAFGIHAALAGATSVEGLDVSEDSLAIAQEHARRNRVESRCRYRAGDAFDELRALAKSGKRYDMVMLDPPAFARSQQAVPKALTGYKDINLLGIKLTKPEGFVVTSSCSHHISDAQFWDAIRLAARDAKREVRLIEQRGQSGDHPILASMPETRYLKCLILQIF
- a CDS encoding Putative Transcriptional regulator ModE (Evidence 3 : Putative function from multiple computational evidences; MaGe:77310602), with product MSEKGKAEPASNIENRLKALRTAHGLSQSDLAQMAGLTRQAVYAIEASRYLPTTPVALRLAKSLQCRVEDLFSLISDGEVIEGELIGAAPVADRIRVKVAKVGDRTIVRPVSELGDVLSLTVPADGLLLGPAAAPRRGARKVKVELLRDHRFVEDEIIVAGCDPAIFLVGEYVRRQNEKTSVVGWTMGSAAALEAVKRREVHVAGLHVQDTQSGEWNLPYLRKHLEAGEVTIVTFAQWEAGLMVARGNPKRIRDVADLDRKNIAIMNREPGSGARELLDRRLRGVGLTPNDIKGYDRLATSHIEIARHIAAGQVDVGIGLRSVAKLYHLDFIPLQDERYDLVIPTQLLAQHPTLSIFFDTIVSRVFRSEIEALGGYDTRETGTIREMKKLRARN
- a CDS encoding Molybdenum-pterin-binding protein (MaGe:77310601), translating into MKLSARNQFQGTVIKITEGTAMAEVTVKVGSLEFVAAITEGSVKGMGLKNGDTVTVAVKATEVMIGK
- a CDS encoding hypothetical protein (Evidence 5 : Unknown function; MaGe:77310600); protein product: MARRSRGATSDVLTAKEAAKYVRLTLPTFYRYIWEGKLQAPKIGGRYRFSKSLLDRSLGKKKAGSEDVSGRNKLVGKVAAIKRDAIMAQVDINVGSHKITAVITRDALDELGLRVGDTVIALVKATEVMVVKD
- a CDS encoding conserved membrane protein of unknown function (Evidence 4 : Unknown function but conserved in other organisms; MaGe:77310603) — translated: MSVEFIIFGIMLLGIAIFHERMLRVAAIGAMTLVLFKLWVGFDISAHLVHESRLLINLFGLLLGFALLSKHFEESHAPERLLRHLPKDWTAGLFLLLIVAVISTFLDNIAGAIIGGVIARRMYQGNVCLSFIVALVAASNAGGAGSVIGDTTTTMMWIAGIPAATFLKAFIASGTAIAFSGVIASRAQHAYQPVVKTVLGKEQLDIARLCIVGLIVLGTIGANIAFDFPALGLWAGILIGALIRPTPWGELQYALRASLFLVLLVICASFLPVKELPIPSWQSTLGLGFASAVFDNIPLTALAIYQGGYDWGVLAFTVGYGGSLVWFGSSAGVAISNIFPQAKNGIAWIKEGWHVIVSYVLGFFAMLFLAGWNP
- a CDS encoding hypothetical protein (Evidence 4 : Unknown function but conserved in other organisms; MaGe:77310598) → MLGTDIRGIMAEEEEVQRRQQALKSLMTMRARQLRESLDARIKRAGNTGDWKLLSKAECADLHKQEKAHLKSQLEQLQTEQDRTRGKLTLLKRAKARAQRIRAAEAASERKRR
- a CDS encoding hypothetical protein (Evidence 5 : Unknown function; MaGe:77310604), coding for MVPLIFWYRGRWMRKNFLQLLSSSTSSSSLTTPYGTYGSLCSGQNSSLGHLSAVGTQKSVIQARMHYYRNAIMSCSGIGDAKILHPFNTEMAAAHFLKISIRTVRTE
- a CDS encoding Helix-turn-helix transcriptional regulator (MaGe:77310597), whose product is MPIGVLIQAWRLSRKQSLEALSKTAGISTSLLEEIETDHTDPSAATIEALATALRIPPSWLFDTPTAFDCLFNESGDDEPPPAEQADPVTQRILTGSRMDRSLYVMLTALMQAGDPKLLRAAEMSLRSLVKQSRHASVPWQDRSPGHFEPPSD